In Bacteriovorax sp. Seq25_V, the genomic window CAGGTATTATGTTAGTAGCCTCATTTATTTCTCTAATCATTCCAGGAATTGAATCTGGAATTCTTCTCTTTGGAAAAGTTAACGGGCTCTTAACCGTCACTTTTGGTATCGTGATTGGTTATTTCTTCATTATAGGTATTCATAATTTGACGCCACACCTGCACTTTCATAAGGCCGTTGATATGAAGCTTGAAAAAAATTTAAGTCGCATGACTTTAATTATGCTTGCTATCTGTCTGCATAATATTCCAGAAGGACTTACAGTTGGTGTTGGTCTTGCCTCAGACGATAAGTCCCAGGGCCTTGCTCTAAGTTTTGGTATCGCTCTTCAAAATATGCCAGAGGGGTTAGTTGTTGCAATAGGATTAATTAGCGAAGGTAGCTCTAAAAGCCGAGCTTTTCAATTTGCATTACTATCTGGATTAGTTGAACCAATTGCTGCTATACTCGGATATTATTCATTGCAATTTTCTAATATGCTTCTTCCGTTCTCCCTAGGCTTTGCTGGAGGGGCGATGTTATTTGTAATTTGTCAGGAAATATTTCCTGAGCTTTTTAGAAAGGGACATGAAAAGAAAGCATCTTGTGGTGTCGTTAGTGGCATTATAACGATGTTTGCACTTAGTTATTTATTATAAGTGATTAGGTTTTCCCTTAATTGTGATTTTTATCATTGAGTAATAAAATATAATAAAATATCTTTGATTTAATTAAAAACCTTGGAGGATTTATGAATTTAAATATTGGAATTGATGAAAACAAAAGAGTAGAGATCGCAACAAGTCTTTCACAACTTCTTGCAGAGTCTTATACGCTTTATTTAAAAACACACAAGTATCACTGGAATGTAACAGGGCCAATGTTTCAAACTCTTCACTTAATGTTTGAAACACAATACAACGAACTTGCTCTTGCCGTTGACGAGATTGCTGAGAGGATTAGAGTAATGGGAGTTAAAGCTCCTGGTTCATATGGTGAGTTTGCAAAACTAAGTTCAGTTAAAGAAGATACTTCAACAAACACAGAAGCAA contains:
- a CDS encoding Dps family protein → MNLNIGIDENKRVEIATSLSQLLAESYTLYLKTHKYHWNVTGPMFQTLHLMFETQYNELALAVDEIAERIRVMGVKAPGSYGEFAKLSSVKEDTSTNTEANVMIQNLLNDHETIVRSAKGILPLLEGANDEGTNSLLGARIEYHEKTAWMLRSLIG
- a CDS encoding ZIP family metal transporter; the protein is MSFLDNPFIIVTLIGLSTGLGALPVFFKKKFDKDSLDLGMGFSAGIMLVASFISLIIPGIESGILLFGKVNGLLTVTFGIVIGYFFIIGIHNLTPHLHFHKAVDMKLEKNLSRMTLIMLAICLHNIPEGLTVGVGLASDDKSQGLALSFGIALQNMPEGLVVAIGLISEGSSKSRAFQFALLSGLVEPIAAILGYYSLQFSNMLLPFSLGFAGGAMLFVICQEIFPELFRKGHEKKASCGVVSGIITMFALSYLL